The stretch of DNA TGCCCACGTGCGACGGCCCCGAATAGAAGAAGACCAGGTCGCCTTTTCGCAGTCGGCTCCGCTGCACCGAGCTCCCCTGGGCGTACTGGTCGTAGGTGGTGCGGCCGACCGAGCGGCCGGCCTGCTTGAAGGACCACTGCACCAGGCCGGAGCAGTCGAAGCCGTCCGGCCCCCGGCCGCCGTACCGGTAGGGCTTGCCGACCTGGTCGAGCGCGTGTTCGGCGGCCTTCTCGGCCACCGCCGAGGCCGAGGCCTCCGGGGCGGTGGCCGCCTCCGCGGCGCACAGCGCCAGCACCGCGGATAACACGATGAGGGTGCGCATCGACACCCAGGGTTTCCCTTTCCACCGGATTCCCTTGTCCGGATTTCTCCACTTGATGTCTGCTTCATCGGCGATCGACAGCATTTCTCCTCCTGAATGCCTGCGACACGGACCGCCCGATGCGGACCGGCCCGCCTGGCTCCACAGGGAAACACAGCGCGAACCCGATTTCGGAAAAGCACTAACGCAGGGCGTGTCTTTTCGATTCTTGGAAAGAAGAACGAAAAGGAAGGGTCAAAGAGTCCGGTACGGCCTGGCGCCCGGACCCCCGCTGCGGCGAGGATCGGGAAGTTTCCGCCGCCTCCGGGGCCGGCGCGCACCGTCCTCGGAGCCCTCTCCGGCGCCCCCGGCCACGTGCCCGCCTTGTCAGGGTATCGGAGTCATCGTCCGATCCGCGGCCGTGCGTCGGCCGCCCTCTACCGCCAGGTCGGCATGGGCGAGATGTCGTCCGATCCGCGGCCGTGCGCCGGCCCGGACACGGAGGCCGGGGGCGCTCGACCGGCCCGGGACCGCCCCGCCGGTCCGGCGCCGGGTCAGGCCGCGCCCTCCCCGGCCCCCTCCTCCAGGCAGGCGTCGATGATCCGGGTCAGCCGCCGGACCAGGCGCTCCCTGTCGTACTCGGCGAGCGAGGCCGCCCCCTCGATCCGGCGCACCAGACCGACGCCGAGCAGCAGCGCGGCCGCCAGCGAGGCGCGGGCCCGCGCGTCCGGGCCGCCGACCGCCGCGGCCAGCGGGCCGATCACCGCGTTGCGCAGCCGCTCCTCGTGCACCGAGGCCAGGTCGGGGTCGCCCGCGGAGTGCTCCAGCGCGCGGGCCAGCGGGGTTCCGCCGGCCAGGGTGCGGTCGACCACGTGCTCGGCGAGCCTGCGGGACAGCCCGGCGCGGTCGCCCTCGATGATCCCGGGGAAGGCGGCCTCTTCGGCGATGACCTCGGCGAGCAGCCCGCGCTTGGCCCCGAAGTAGCGGTTGATCAGCGCGACGTTGACCCCGGCGTGCGCGGCGATCCGGCGCGAGGAGACCTGGGCGTAGCCCTCGCTGGTGAACAGCTCGCGGGCGCTGTCCAGGATGCGCTTGCGGGTGGCCTCCCGATCGCGCGGCCGCCCGGGGCACCGCTCCCCGGCGTCCGCCTGGTCCATCGCACGCTCCCTCGCTCCCGCCGGCCCGGCCGCACCGGCCGGGCCGCCCTGGTCACCCCAATGGAACCACGTCGGGGCCACCGAACCATAACGCGCGGACTTGACAAGTCAACAGTGTTTACTTATACCGGATGGGGACAATCGGCCCTTCTCTCCCCGCTTCGCCCGACCGCTTTCCGGCGGCCCTTCGGCGTGCCCGGGGACGAGCACCGCCCGGGGCCGTGTCCGCAGAGCCGATTTCCATCCATCCGTGTCGAGGGGGACGCACGTGACAGAACAGGTGGCCGCGGGCCGGGCGGAACAGGGACCCCGCCCGTCGGGGGCCGCGGTCGAGCCGCCCGCACCGAACTACTCCAAGCGCCAGGTCATCGAGATCCTCGCCGGGCTGATGCTGGCGATGCTCACCTCGATGCTGACCACCTCGATCGTGGGCACCGCGCTGCCCACGATCATCGGCGACCTGGGCGGGCAGGACAAACTCTCCTGGGTGGCCAGCGCGACGCTGCTGACGATGACCGCCTCCACCCCGCTGTGGGGCAAGCTGTCCGACATCTGGGGGCGCAAGCTGCTCTTCCAGACCGCCCTGGTGATCTTCATCGCCTCCTCGGTGGCGGCCGGCTTCGCCCAGGACATGACCTGGCTCATCGCCGCCCGGTTCGTGCAGGGCATCGGCGCCGGCGGCCTGGCGACGCTGCCCCAGGTGATCCTGGGCGACGTGGTCGAGCCGCGGGAGCGCGGCCGCTACTCCGGCTTCCTCGGCGCGGTCTTCGGCGTGTCGACGGTGGCCGGCCCGCTGCTCGGCGGGTTCCTGGTGGACAGCCCGCTGGGCTGGCGCTGGTGCTTCTTCATCACCGTCCCGGTGGCGGTGGCCGCGTTCATCACCATCCAGCGGCTGCTGCACCTGCCGGCCCGCCCGCGCGGCGGGGCCAAGGTGGACTGGTGGGGCGCGACCTGCATCGTCGGCGCGGCCAGCGCGGTGATGCTGGTGCTCAGCCTGGGCGGCAAGGAGTTCGCCTGGAACTCGGTGCCCACCTACCTGTTCGTCGCCGCCGCGATCGTGCTCACCGCGCTGGCGGTGGCCGCCGAGCGCCGCGCCTCCGACCCGATCCTGCCGCCCCGGCTGTTCCGCAACCGGACCTTCCTGGTCGCCTCGGCCGCCTCGGCCGCGGTCGGCATGGCGATGTTCGGCGTGATGATCTACTTCCCCCAGTACCTGCAGATCGTCAAGGGCATGAGCCCGACCGCCTCGGGCCTGATGACGCTGCCCATGGTGCTCGGCATGCTGGCCGCCTCGATCAGCTCCGGGATGCTGGTCAGCCGGACCGGCAAGTGGAAGGCCTACCCGGTCGCCGGGATGGTGCTGGTGGTCGCCGGCTACCTGGTGCTCTCCCGGCTGGAGGTCGACTCCGGGCTGGGCATGGTCGGCTTCGGCGTGATGCTGATCGGGCTCGGGCTGGGGCTGTCCATGCAGATCCTCATCCTGGCCACGCAGAACGCGCTGGCCCGCGCGGACATGGCCGCCGCGACCTCGGCGGTCTCCTTCTTCCGCAACCTCGGCGGCGCGGTGGGGGTGGCCGCGTTCGGCGCGGTGATGACCAACCGGCTCCACTCCGAGCTGGAGCGGATGGCCGAGGAGGCCGCGCGCCGGGCCGAGCAGGCCGCGGCCGCCGGGCAGCAGGCCCCGGCGGTGCCGGACGTCTCCGAGTCGGCGCTGGGCTCCCCCGAGGCGATCCACTCGCTGCCCGCCGCCGCCCAGGACGCGGTGGTGACCGCGTTCAACAACTCGATGCACACCGTGTTCCAGCTGGGCGTCCCGATCGCGGTGGTCGGGTTCGTGCTGGTGCTGTTCTTCAAGCAGGTCCCGCTCCGCTCCGGGCGCTGACCCGGAGCGGGCGGGACAGGGCGGGAGGAGAGCGTCCAGCGCCCCTCCCGCCCGCGGTACAGCGCTTCCCCGGGCTCAACGCCGCCGTGACAGCGGCGGGCCCCATGAAGGCGGGCGTGGGGCGCGACGAAGTGGCGCTGGGGCCAAGGTGGCGCTGCGGTGCAGGTGAGCACGGAAAGCCGAGACCCGACAGGGCCGGGGCGCACCCCACCGGGAGAGAAGAGGGAGGGAACCGCCCGCCGCGGGCTCTCCGGCTCACAGGTAGCGGCGGACGACCTCTCCGGAGCCGTCGAAGCCGACGGCGCGGTAGAACTCGGGAAGGGCGTGCCCGCTCTCGTGGGCGACCAGTTCGATCTTGTAGCAGCCGGCCCGGGAGGCGCGGTCCACGGCCTCCTCCATCAGGGCCCGGCCGACGCCCCTGCGCCGTGAGGCGGGGTCGACCACCAGGTTGTCCACCACGCACCAGGGCTGGGCGTCGTGCGTCAGATTGGCGACGACCAGCAGGTCCAGGGTGCCGATGATCTGCCCGCGCCGCTCGGCGACCAGCACGGAGCGGTCCGGATCGGCCTCGATCCGGGTCCAGGCGCGCACTGCGGCCGAGGACATGCGAACGGTGCCGCTCTGCTCCGGCGCCCCGTCGCCGAGTTCACGCAGGAGACGCAGGATGGCACCGAGGTCAGACCTAATGGCCGCGCGGATAATCATGGCTTCCGGAATCGTAGCCGACCGGACGTGACATGGCCGACGCAGCCCTATAAGTCGGGACACCGACCGGGCGGTCCGGTCCCGGGGACGGCCGGGGCCGGGACGCGATCGTCCCGGCCCCGGCGCCCGACATGCCCCCGAGTCGCCGCGGTCGCGGCCGCACGCCCCTCAGGGCTTGATGATGCGGACGCCCTCGGTCTGCTCGTTCGCCTGCGGCTTCTGCGGTGCCGCGGGGCGCTGGTGCACGGCGGTGACCCCCGGGTCGCCCGCGGGCTGCTGCTGGGCCGGCTTCGGGGCCTGCTGCGGAGCCGCTTCCGGCGGGGCCGGAATGGTGTAGCGGGCGCCCTGCGGCTGCGCCGCCGCACCGGCGGAGTTCTCCTGCTCCGCCGGCTTCTGCACGCTCTGCGGGTTGATCCGGATGGTCGCCTCGTCCGGGGCCGGCTCCGCCTGGGCGGGCTTGGCCGGCTGCGCGGGCTGCGCGGCCTTGGCCGGCTGGGCGGGCTGAGCAGGCTTGGCCGGCTGCGCCGGCTTGGCCTGCGGGCCGGTCCCCTGCGCCTTGGCCGGCGCCTGCGGGCCGGTGCCCGGTGCGGAGGCCGGCTTGGCCCCGGTGCCCTGGGCCTTTGCGGGGGCCTGCGGGCCGGTGCCCTGAGGCCTGGCCGGCGCCTGCGGTCCCGTGCCCGGGGCCTTCGCCGGGGCCTGCGGCCCGGTGCCCTGGGCCTTGGCCGAGGCCTGCGGGCCGGTCCCCTGACCCGTGGCCGGGGCCTGCGGGCCGGTGCCCTGGGCCTTCGCCGAGGCCTGCGGGCCGGTGGCCGGCTTGATCTGCGGCTTGCTGCCCGGAGTGGTGGTCTCCTCCCGGGACAGGCCGGCCTCCAGCGGACCGGAGTCCGTCTCTCCCTGGAGGAGCTCGGCGAGGGTCTGGTGCATGTCGCCGAGGCGGCGCACCGCCTCGTTGTGCGTGGCGGTCAGCGTGGCGAGCCGGCGGTCCGCGGTCTCGTGGATCTTGGTGGCGCGGGCCTCCGCCTCGTCGATCCGCCGCTCGGCCTCCTTCTCGGCCTGGCCGCGCAGCTGCTCGGCCTCCTGCTTGGCGGTGGAGACCAGGTCGTTGGCCTCGGAGCGGGCGCTGGAGAGCACGCGCTCGGCGTGCTCGTCGGCGTCCTTGCGGGCCTTGGCGGCCTCCTCCTCGGCCTTGGACCGGATGGCCTCGACCTCGCCGTCGACCTTGGCGCGCTTCTCCTTGGCCTCCTCCTCCGCGATCCGGAGGATGGTGGCCATCCGCTCGCTGATCTGCTCGTGCTCGGGCTTGGTCGCGGCCTTCTCGCGGGCGTCGGCGAGCTCGCGGCGGAGCTGCTCCAGCTCGTCGTGCGCACGGGCCAGCCGCTCCTGGAGGTCGCGGATGTGGTTGTGGTTGCGCACGATGAAGTCGTCGACCTGGCGCTTGTCGTAGCCCTTACGGACGCTCGGGAACGCCTCCTCGCGGAGGAGGTTCGACACGATCTCTGAGTTCTGCTCGTTCATGTCCTAATCAACCGGGTTGGCGGCATGTCGGGGAAGGTGATCCGTTCCCTCCGCCCATCATTCCCATAACATCCCGAATACGCATCAGCGACTCTCAAGTCTCACGAATCGGAACCCCGGGGATGCCGGGCGGGCGGACCCGGGTCGTACGCGAGGCGCGGCCGCGCGGGGCCGGGAGGCCGCCTGCTCGCCTCCCCGCCGCTCGACCGCTTACTAAGGTATGCGGGATCGGCGGTGCGCGGGGCCCCCGGCGGGTATTCCTTCCGCCACGGAAGCGTCCTCGCGCCCCCATGGCCGCACCCGCCGCCGGCAGGCGCGGCCGCCTTCGGACAGCGAGCGCGAGGAGCGGCAGAGATGACGGG from Nocardiopsis composta encodes:
- a CDS encoding C40 family peptidase yields the protein MRTLIVLSAVLALCAAEAATAPEASASAVAEKAAEHALDQVGKPYRYGGRGPDGFDCSGLVQWSFKQAGRSVGRTTYDQYAQGSSVQRSRLRKGDLVFFYSGPSHVGIALGDGRMVHAPSSGKKIQVVRMADYFDAHFTGARRIS
- a CDS encoding TetR/AcrR family transcriptional regulator, with the translated sequence MDQADAGERCPGRPRDREATRKRILDSARELFTSEGYAQVSSRRIAAHAGVNVALINRYFGAKRGLLAEVIAEEAAFPGIIEGDRAGLSRRLAEHVVDRTLAGGTPLARALEHSAGDPDLASVHEERLRNAVIGPLAAAVGGPDARARASLAAALLLGVGLVRRIEGAASLAEYDRERLVRRLTRIIDACLEEGAGEGAA
- a CDS encoding MDR family MFS transporter, with protein sequence MTEQVAAGRAEQGPRPSGAAVEPPAPNYSKRQVIEILAGLMLAMLTSMLTTSIVGTALPTIIGDLGGQDKLSWVASATLLTMTASTPLWGKLSDIWGRKLLFQTALVIFIASSVAAGFAQDMTWLIAARFVQGIGAGGLATLPQVILGDVVEPRERGRYSGFLGAVFGVSTVAGPLLGGFLVDSPLGWRWCFFITVPVAVAAFITIQRLLHLPARPRGGAKVDWWGATCIVGAASAVMLVLSLGGKEFAWNSVPTYLFVAAAIVLTALAVAAERRASDPILPPRLFRNRTFLVASAASAAVGMAMFGVMIYFPQYLQIVKGMSPTASGLMTLPMVLGMLAASISSGMLVSRTGKWKAYPVAGMVLVVAGYLVLSRLEVDSGLGMVGFGVMLIGLGLGLSMQILILATQNALARADMAAATSAVSFFRNLGGAVGVAAFGAVMTNRLHSELERMAEEAARRAEQAAAAGQQAPAVPDVSESALGSPEAIHSLPAAAQDAVVTAFNNSMHTVFQLGVPIAVVGFVLVLFFKQVPLRSGR
- a CDS encoding GNAT family N-acetyltransferase, with amino-acid sequence MIIRAAIRSDLGAILRLLRELGDGAPEQSGTVRMSSAAVRAWTRIEADPDRSVLVAERRGQIIGTLDLLVVANLTHDAQPWCVVDNLVVDPASRRRGVGRALMEEAVDRASRAGCYKIELVAHESGHALPEFYRAVGFDGSGEVVRRYL
- a CDS encoding ATP synthase F0 subunit B, whose protein sequence is MNEQNSEIVSNLLREEAFPSVRKGYDKRQVDDFIVRNHNHIRDLQERLARAHDELEQLRRELADAREKAATKPEHEQISERMATILRIAEEEAKEKRAKVDGEVEAIRSKAEEEAAKARKDADEHAERVLSSARSEANDLVSTAKQEAEQLRGQAEKEAERRIDEAEARATKIHETADRRLATLTATHNEAVRRLGDMHQTLAELLQGETDSGPLEAGLSREETTTPGSKPQIKPATGPQASAKAQGTGPQAPATGQGTGPQASAKAQGTGPQAPAKAPGTGPQAPARPQGTGPQAPAKAQGTGAKPASAPGTGPQAPAKAQGTGPQAKPAQPAKPAQPAQPAKAAQPAQPAKPAQAEPAPDEATIRINPQSVQKPAEQENSAGAAAQPQGARYTIPAPPEAAPQQAPKPAQQQPAGDPGVTAVHQRPAAPQKPQANEQTEGVRIIKP